From one Pseudomonas sp. S35 genomic stretch:
- the uvrD gene encoding DNA helicase II — MRDDLSLLLNSLNDAQRQAVAAPVGRQLVLAGAGSGKTRVLVHRIAWLIQVENASPHSILSVTFTNKAAAEMRHRIEQLMGISPAGMWVGTFHGLAHRLLRAHWQEAGLAQTFQILDSDDQQRLVKRVIRELGLDEQRWPVRQAQWFINGQKDEGLRPQHIQASGDLFLATMRSIYEAYEAACARAGVIDFSELLLRALDLWRDNPGLLAHYQKRFRHILVDEFQDTNAVQYAWLRLLAKGGDSLMVVGDDDQSIYGWRGAKIENIYQYSDDFPDAITIRLEQNYRSTAGILKAANALIANNTGRMGKELWTDGGEGEAINLYAAFNEHDEARYVVETIESALKTGLARSDIAILYRSNAQSRVLEEALLRERIPYRIYGGQRFFERAEIKNAMAYLRLLEGRGNDAALERVINIPARGIGEKTVEAIRDHARHADVSMWEAMRLLIANKGLTGRAAGALGVFVELIENLAAKCLEMPLHLMTQTVIEQSGLIAYHEAEKGEKGQARVENLEELVSAARAFENTEEDEELTPLAAFLGHASLEAGDTQADEHEDSVQLMTLHSAKGLEFPYVFLVGMEEGLFPHKMSLEEPGRLEEERRLAYVGITRAMQNLVMTYAETRRLYGSETYNKVSRFVREVPKGLIQEVRLSNSVSRPFGGGQQQNSSNMFAGSEIPQTQFSLGQQVRHSVFGEGVILNFEGAGAQARVQVNFAEGSKWLMMGYAKLEAV; from the coding sequence ATGCGCGATGATCTCTCTCTTTTGCTGAACTCCCTCAACGATGCCCAACGCCAGGCCGTAGCGGCCCCCGTTGGCCGTCAGTTGGTCCTGGCCGGTGCTGGCTCCGGTAAAACCCGAGTGCTGGTGCACCGTATCGCCTGGTTGATCCAGGTCGAAAACGCGTCCCCGCATTCCATCCTGTCGGTGACGTTCACCAACAAGGCCGCTGCCGAGATGCGCCACCGCATCGAGCAGTTGATGGGCATCAGCCCGGCCGGCATGTGGGTCGGCACCTTCCACGGCCTGGCGCACCGCTTGTTGCGGGCGCATTGGCAGGAAGCCGGGCTCGCCCAGACCTTCCAGATCCTCGACAGCGATGACCAGCAACGCCTGGTCAAGCGGGTGATCCGCGAGCTGGGCCTCGACGAACAGCGTTGGCCGGTGCGTCAGGCGCAGTGGTTTATCAACGGCCAGAAAGACGAAGGCTTGCGCCCGCAACATATCCAGGCCAGCGGCGATTTGTTCCTGGCCACCATGCGCAGCATTTATGAAGCCTATGAGGCGGCCTGTGCACGCGCCGGCGTGATCGACTTCTCCGAACTGCTGCTGCGCGCCCTCGACCTGTGGCGCGACAACCCCGGTTTGCTGGCCCATTACCAGAAACGTTTCCGGCACATCCTGGTGGACGAGTTCCAGGACACCAACGCCGTGCAGTACGCCTGGTTGCGCCTGCTGGCCAAGGGCGGCGACAGCCTGATGGTCGTGGGTGACGACGATCAGTCGATCTATGGCTGGCGCGGCGCGAAAATCGAGAACATCTACCAGTATTCCGACGACTTCCCGGACGCGATCACCATCCGCCTGGAGCAGAACTACCGCTCTACTGCCGGTATCCTCAAGGCCGCCAACGCCTTGATCGCCAACAACACCGGGCGCATGGGTAAAGAACTGTGGACCGACGGCGGTGAGGGCGAAGCAATCAACCTGTATGCCGCCTTCAACGAGCACGATGAAGCGCGCTACGTGGTGGAAACCATCGAAAGCGCGTTGAAAACCGGCCTGGCGCGCAGCGATATCGCGATCCTGTACCGTTCAAACGCCCAATCGCGGGTATTGGAAGAAGCCTTGCTGCGCGAGCGCATCCCGTACCGCATCTATGGCGGCCAGCGCTTCTTCGAGCGGGCGGAAATCAAGAACGCCATGGCCTACCTGCGCTTGCTGGAAGGTCGAGGCAACGATGCGGCGCTGGAGCGGGTGATCAATATCCCGGCCCGTGGCATCGGCGAAAAAACCGTCGAAGCGATCCGCGACCACGCGCGCCACGCCGATGTGTCGATGTGGGAAGCGATGCGCCTGCTCATCGCCAACAAAGGCCTGACCGGCCGCGCTGCCGGTGCGCTGGGTGTGTTTGTCGAGCTGATCGAGAACCTCGCCGCCAAGTGCCTGGAAATGCCCCTGCATTTGATGACCCAGACCGTGATCGAGCAGTCCGGGCTGATTGCCTACCACGAAGCGGAAAAAGGCGAGAAAGGCCAGGCCCGGGTAGAAAACCTTGAGGAACTGGTCAGCGCCGCCCGTGCGTTCGAAAACACCGAGGAAGACGAAGAGCTGACCCCGCTCGCGGCCTTCCTCGGCCATGCTTCGCTGGAAGCCGGCGACACCCAGGCCGATGAGCATGAAGACAGCGTCCAGCTGATGACCTTGCACAGCGCCAAAGGCCTGGAGTTTCCGTACGTGTTCCTGGTGGGCATGGAAGAAGGCCTGTTCCCCCACAAGATGAGCCTGGAAGAGCCCGGTCGCCTTGAGGAAGAACGGCGCCTGGCCTACGTGGGTATCACCCGGGCGATGCAGAACCTGGTGATGACCTACGCCGAGACCCGACGCCTGTACGGCAGCGAGACCTACAACAAGGTGTCGCGCTTCGTACGTGAAGTACCGAAGGGCCTGATCCAGGAAGTGCGCCTGTCCAACAGCGTCAGCCGCCCGTTCGGCGGTGGCCAGCAGCAAAACTCCAGCAACATGTTCGCCGGCTCCGAGATTCCGCAAACCCAGTTCAGCCTTGGCCAGCAGGTCAGGCACTCGGTCTTCGGCGAGGGGGTGATCCTCAACTTCGAAGGCGCTGGGGCCCAGGCGCGGGTGCAGGTGAACTTCGCCGAAGGCAGCAAGTGGCTGATGATGGGTTACGCGAAACTCGAAGCCGTCTGA
- the pdxY gene encoding pyridoxal kinase PdxY: MKRTPHLLAIQSHVVFGHAGNSAAVFPMQRVGVNVWPLNTVQFSNHTQYGQWAGEVLAPQQIPALVEGIAAIGELGNCDAVLSGYLGSADQGRAILTGVARIKAINPKALYLCDPVMGHPEKGCIVPQEVSDFLLDEAAAMADFLCPNQLELDSFAGRKPQSLFDCLSMAKALLARGPKAVLVKHLDYPGKLPEGFEMLLVTADGSWHLRRPLLAFPRQPVGVGDLTSGLFLARVLLGDSLLAAFEFTAAAVHEVLLETQACASYELELVRAQDRIAHPRVRFEATPIGL; encoded by the coding sequence ATGAAACGCACACCTCATCTGCTTGCGATCCAGTCTCATGTGGTCTTTGGCCACGCCGGAAACAGCGCCGCCGTGTTCCCCATGCAGCGGGTCGGGGTGAACGTCTGGCCGCTGAACACGGTGCAGTTCTCCAACCACACCCAGTATGGCCAGTGGGCGGGCGAAGTGTTGGCGCCGCAGCAAATTCCGGCGCTGGTGGAAGGCATTGCCGCCATCGGCGAGCTGGGCAACTGCGATGCGGTGCTGTCCGGTTACCTGGGCAGCGCGGACCAGGGCCGGGCGATTCTCACCGGTGTGGCGCGGATCAAAGCCATCAACCCCAAGGCCTTGTACCTGTGCGACCCGGTGATGGGCCATCCGGAAAAAGGCTGCATCGTGCCCCAGGAAGTCAGTGATTTCCTGCTGGATGAAGCGGCGGCGATGGCCGACTTCCTGTGCCCCAACCAACTGGAACTGGACAGCTTTGCCGGGCGTAAGCCGCAGTCGCTGTTCGATTGCCTGAGCATGGCCAAGGCGTTGCTGGCACGCGGGCCCAAGGCCGTGCTGGTCAAGCACCTGGATTATCCAGGCAAGTTGCCGGAGGGTTTCGAGATGCTATTGGTGACCGCCGACGGCAGCTGGCACCTGCGTCGTCCGCTGCTGGCGTTCCCGCGCCAACCGGTGGGCGTAGGCGACCTGACGTCGGGGCTGTTCCTGGCGCGGGTGTTGTTGGGCGACAGCCTGCTGGCCGCTTTTGAGTTCACCGCAGCGGCGGTACACGAAGTGCTGCTGGAAACCCAGGCGTGTGCCAGTTATGAGTTGGAGTTGGTGCGCGCCCAGGACCGTATCGCCCATCCGCGCGTACGTTTTGAAGCCACCCCGATCGGCCTATAA
- a CDS encoding DUF3301 domain-containing protein, whose protein sequence is MLTLGNIFVLMLLATGAAWVWHNHGLRERALARVKQHCAKLDIELLDGAVALKRIGFVKDGNGRRRLARIYNFEFTVTGESRHSGTITQFGAHSAQIELAPYPFEAKEALPSAEVIELSQWRQDHATKNRQ, encoded by the coding sequence ATGCTGACCCTGGGAAACATCTTCGTGTTGATGCTGCTGGCGACCGGCGCCGCCTGGGTTTGGCACAACCACGGCCTGCGCGAGCGGGCGCTGGCGCGGGTCAAGCAGCATTGCGCCAAACTCGATATCGAGTTGCTCGACGGCGCGGTGGCGTTGAAGCGCATCGGTTTTGTGAAGGATGGCAACGGTCGGCGGCGCCTGGCGCGGATCTACAACTTCGAATTCACCGTCACGGGCGAGTCCCGCCACAGCGGGACCATCACTCAATTCGGCGCCCACAGCGCACAGATCGAACTGGCGCCCTACCCGTTCGAAGCCAAGGAGGCGCTGCCCAGCGCCGAAGTGATCGAGCTGAGCCAGTGGCGCCAGGATCACGCGACCAAGAACCGTCAGTAA
- the hexR gene encoding transcriptional regulator HexR gives MNLLQHIAQSRHLLRKSELKVADHVLLDPAAVMHSSMADLAHSVGISEPTIVRFCRAIGCSGFQDLKLKLAQSLAAGASFGQFAIHEDDSVADYSLKIFDTTLHTLMEVREKLDPVELQKAVTAMSQAQRVEFYGFGASGAVAADAQHKFFRLLLTAAAYSDPHMQAMSAVTLKPTDVAICISQSGRSKDLLITANLVRESGASLITLCPSQTPLAELSTVNLAIDVHEDTEIYTPLTSRIAHLVVIDVLAMGVAMARGPSLVNHLKSVKRSLRSLRLSPKSVKALDD, from the coding sequence TTGAACCTGTTGCAACATATCGCCCAGTCGCGCCACCTGTTACGCAAATCGGAACTCAAGGTTGCCGATCACGTGCTGCTTGACCCTGCGGCCGTGATGCACAGTTCCATGGCCGACCTGGCTCACAGCGTGGGCATCAGCGAGCCGACCATCGTGCGCTTCTGCCGCGCCATCGGTTGCTCCGGGTTCCAGGACCTGAAACTCAAGCTGGCCCAGAGCCTGGCTGCTGGCGCGAGTTTCGGGCAGTTTGCGATCCACGAAGATGATTCCGTCGCCGACTACAGCCTCAAGATCTTCGATACCACCTTGCACACCCTCATGGAAGTGCGCGAGAAGCTCGACCCCGTTGAGCTGCAAAAGGCCGTGACGGCCATGTCCCAGGCCCAGCGTGTGGAGTTCTATGGCTTCGGTGCGTCCGGCGCGGTGGCGGCGGATGCTCAGCATAAATTCTTCCGGCTGCTGCTGACGGCGGCGGCCTACAGCGACCCGCACATGCAGGCGATGTCGGCGGTGACCTTGAAACCGACGGACGTGGCGATCTGTATTTCCCAGTCTGGCCGCTCCAAAGACCTGCTGATCACCGCCAACCTGGTGCGTGAAAGCGGCGCGTCGCTGATCACCCTGTGCCCGAGCCAGACGCCATTGGCCGAACTGTCCACGGTCAACCTGGCGATCGACGTACATGAAGACACCGAGATCTACACCCCGCTGACCTCGCGCATTGCCCATCTGGTGGTGATCGACGTGTTGGCGATGGGCGTGGCGATGGCGCGCGGGCCGAGCCTGGTCAACCACCTCAAGAGCGTGAAGCGCAGCTTGCGTAGCCTGCGGTTGTCGCCCAAGTCGGTCAAAGCCCTCGACGACTGA
- a CDS encoding cation:proton antiporter, whose protein sequence is MHAISFIQDLAVIMLVAGVVTILFHRLKQPVVLGYIVAGFIIGPHTPPFGLIHDEDTIKTLAELGVIFLMFCLGLEFSLRKLFKVGATAFIAAFLEIILMIWIGYEIGRWFDWNTMDSLFLGAILAISSTTIIVKALNDLKMKNQRFAQLIFGVLIVEDILGIGIIALLSSIAVSGTVSSGEVFSTVGKLSLFMIVALVIGILLVPRLLAYVAKFESNEMLLITVLGLCFGFCLLVVKLEYSMVLGAFLIGAIMAESKQLIKIERLIEPVRDMFSAIFFVAIGLMIDPQILLQYAWPIAVITVAVVLGKMLSCGLGAFIAGNDGRTSLRVGMGLSQIGEFSFIIAALGMTLQVTSDFLYPVAVAVSAITTLLTPYLIRGADPLSLKIAAVMPKRMSRVFGMYGEWLRSIQPQGEGAMLASMIRRIILQVGVNLALVIAIFFAGSFFAARIGGYLEGWISDPSWQKALIWGGALLLSLPFLIAAYRKLKALSMLLAEMSVKPEMAGRHTQRVRRVIAELIPILSLLVIFLLLAALSASILPTNKLLVLIAVVTAAVAAVLWRWFIRVHTRMQVALLETLDNHKDTPEH, encoded by the coding sequence ATGCACGCCATCAGCTTTATCCAGGACTTGGCCGTGATCATGCTGGTGGCAGGGGTCGTCACCATCCTGTTTCACCGGCTCAAGCAACCCGTGGTGCTGGGCTACATCGTCGCCGGCTTCATCATCGGCCCCCACACCCCACCGTTCGGCCTGATCCACGACGAAGACACTATCAAGACCCTGGCCGAACTGGGGGTGATCTTCCTGATGTTCTGCCTGGGCCTGGAGTTCAGCCTGCGCAAGCTGTTCAAGGTGGGCGCCACGGCGTTTATCGCGGCCTTCCTGGAAATCATCCTGATGATCTGGATCGGCTATGAAATCGGCCGCTGGTTCGACTGGAACACCATGGATTCGCTGTTCCTCGGCGCGATCCTGGCGATCTCGTCGACCACCATCATCGTCAAGGCGCTCAATGACCTGAAGATGAAAAACCAGCGCTTCGCGCAGCTGATTTTTGGCGTGCTGATCGTCGAGGACATCCTGGGCATCGGCATCATCGCCTTGCTTTCGAGCATCGCCGTCAGCGGCACGGTGAGCTCCGGCGAGGTGTTCTCCACGGTCGGCAAGCTCTCGCTGTTCATGATCGTGGCCTTGGTGATTGGCATCCTGCTGGTGCCGCGCCTGCTGGCCTACGTGGCCAAGTTTGAAAGCAACGAGATGCTGCTGATCACCGTATTGGGCCTGTGTTTCGGTTTCTGCCTGTTGGTGGTCAAGCTTGAATACAGCATGGTGCTGGGCGCTTTCCTGATCGGCGCGATCATGGCCGAATCCAAGCAATTGATTAAGATCGAGCGCCTGATCGAACCGGTTCGTGACATGTTCAGTGCAATCTTCTTCGTGGCCATTGGCTTGATGATCGACCCACAGATCCTGCTGCAATACGCCTGGCCGATCGCGGTGATCACCGTGGCGGTGGTGCTGGGCAAGATGTTGTCCTGCGGCTTGGGCGCATTTATCGCCGGTAATGACGGCCGCACCTCACTGCGCGTGGGGATGGGGCTGTCACAGATTGGTGAGTTTTCCTTCATCATCGCCGCGCTGGGCATGACCTTGCAGGTGACCAGTGACTTCCTGTATCCGGTGGCGGTGGCCGTTTCGGCGATTACCACACTGCTCACGCCGTACCTGATTCGCGGTGCCGACCCGCTGTCGTTGAAGATTGCCGCCGTGATGCCCAAGCGCATGAGCCGGGTGTTCGGCATGTATGGCGAGTGGTTGCGCAGCATTCAGCCTCAGGGCGAGGGCGCGATGCTGGCGTCGATGATCCGCAGAATCATCCTGCAAGTAGGCGTGAACTTGGCGCTGGTGATCGCGATTTTCTTCGCCGGCAGCTTTTTTGCGGCGCGCATTGGTGGGTATCTGGAGGGTTGGATCAGCGATCCAAGCTGGCAGAAGGCGTTGATCTGGGGTGGGGCGTTGCTGTTGTCGCTGCCGTTTTTGATCGCGGCGTACCGCAAGCTCAAGGCGCTGTCGATGTTGCTGGCAGAGATGAGCGTGAAGCCGGAAATGGCCGGGCGGCATACCCAGCGGGTGCGGCGAGTGATTGCCGAGCTGATCCCGATTCTGTCGTTGCTGGTGATTTTCCTGCTATTGGCAGCCTTGTCGGCCAGTATTCTGCCGACCAACAAGTTGCTGGTACTGATTGCCGTGGTCACGGCTGCGGTGGCGGCCGTACTCTGGCGCTGGTTCATCCGTGTGCATACGCGGATGCAGGTGGCCTTGCTGGAGACGCTGGATAACCACAAGGATACGCCGGAGCACTGA
- a CDS encoding SMI1/KNR4 family protein codes for MEEIIEQLREANEPVPVPLELPDEDQIVEIEEQLFIDIPFVFREFLLTVSDVVYGSLEPVTVTDPQSHTYLPDVAANAWDAGIDRSMIPICQDGDDYYCVEEDGTVVLWSAEEELVTEETWESVWHWARDVWLES; via the coding sequence GTGGAAGAAATCATCGAACAATTGCGTGAAGCCAACGAACCGGTCCCGGTTCCTCTGGAACTGCCTGACGAAGACCAGATCGTAGAAATCGAAGAACAGCTGTTCATCGATATCCCATTTGTCTTCCGTGAATTCCTGCTGACCGTCAGCGACGTGGTGTACGGCAGCCTGGAGCCGGTGACCGTCACCGACCCGCAGTCCCACACCTACCTGCCGGACGTGGCCGCCAACGCCTGGGATGCCGGGATTGACCGCAGCATGATCCCGATCTGCCAGGACGGCGACGACTACTACTGTGTCGAAGAAGACGGCACCGTGGTGCTGTGGTCGGCCGAAGAAGAACTCGTCACCGAGGAAACCTGGGAATCGGTGTGGCACTGGGCGCGGGACGTCTGGCTGGAAAGCTGA
- a CDS encoding EAL domain-containing protein, translating into MTLSTDLLGHSMAPAQVIRKHYATEMAVERTRLLYQGSLLPTLLMLVNGLVCAWLLWNPKQYLLDSIWLVWLLALVAMRVIQVAAFDSAMPSRQAQPVWRRMFMLGSAVSGLTLATAAIALVPVDSFMQQAWVFGLIGAATLSASVAYAVSLPAFLSFALPCLVPAIVYLFWNGAPQQQGWGVLGLILLASLSLVAWQVNRLIQRGLLRRFQNQALIEHLQQAQQRSEQLNQDLVREVEQRRQVEQELREAQVGLQDRVAQRSQELDVASLALNKSEARLAMALQASELGLWDWNLQTDEVHHTQLKELFGLEPEYVTAMLGHLKPRLHPDDLPLLKRALVEHLKGRTEDYQVEYRVRHGDGHWVWIEDRGRAVERAPSGRVIRMLGTRRDISAGKALEEQQRLASTVFEAASEGIVILDPDYALIAVNQAFSRVTGFEIDDMLGRNVVELPSSRDARRHFPVIRQALLSHGTWQGELVETRKNGELYPQWLQLNVVRDVRGKVSHIVGFFADLSARRESEERMRYLTHYDELTGLANRSLFRERLREAHQRVRQGGRSLALLHINLDRFKLLNDSLGHEVADQLLQKMARRLINALPEADTIARLSGDEFAVLFDAYGNLSSLARVATRLLAKLRVPVTVEGHELVVSASMGVSLLPDNAREISELVSQSNMAMQHAKHLGGNNFQFYTDSLQASTLERLQLENHLRKAIDERQLSVFYQPKLCLATGKLNAAEALIRWEHPQWGMVPPCDFIGLAEETGLIVPLGEFVLRQACWQACEWQRQGLAPIRVSVNLSVHQLRQGKLVSLVRQVLEETGLDPQYLELELTESQLLDSVEHIIATFQQLRDLGVKLAIDDFGTGYSSLSYLKRIPVDYVKIDQTFIRGLGQGREDAAITRAIIAMAHGLALKVVAEGVEDQQQLDFLRFERCDEVQGYLISRPMPAEGLADLLRQNADFPWGR; encoded by the coding sequence ATGACCCTCAGCACCGACCTGCTCGGCCACTCGATGGCCCCCGCGCAGGTTATCCGCAAACACTACGCCACTGAGATGGCGGTTGAGCGCACGCGCCTGCTGTACCAAGGCTCGTTGCTGCCCACCTTGTTAATGTTGGTCAACGGCCTGGTCTGCGCCTGGCTGCTGTGGAACCCCAAACAATACCTGCTCGACAGCATCTGGCTGGTGTGGCTGCTGGCGCTGGTGGCCATGCGCGTGATCCAGGTGGCGGCGTTTGATTCGGCGATGCCCAGCCGCCAGGCCCAGCCGGTCTGGCGGCGCATGTTCATGCTCGGTTCGGCGGTCAGCGGCCTGACCCTGGCCACTGCCGCCATCGCCCTGGTGCCGGTGGACAGCTTTATGCAACAGGCCTGGGTGTTCGGCCTGATCGGCGCCGCGACGTTATCGGCCAGCGTTGCCTATGCGGTGAGCCTGCCGGCGTTCCTTTCATTCGCGTTGCCGTGCCTGGTGCCGGCGATTGTCTATCTCTTCTGGAACGGTGCCCCGCAACAACAAGGCTGGGGCGTGCTTGGCCTGATTCTGCTGGCGTCCCTGAGCCTGGTGGCGTGGCAGGTCAACCGCCTGATCCAGCGCGGGTTGTTGCGACGCTTCCAGAACCAGGCGCTGATCGAACACCTTCAGCAGGCGCAGCAGCGCAGCGAGCAGTTGAATCAGGATTTGGTGCGTGAAGTCGAGCAGCGCCGCCAGGTCGAGCAGGAATTGCGCGAAGCCCAGGTAGGCCTGCAGGACCGTGTGGCGCAACGCAGCCAGGAACTGGACGTTGCCAGCCTGGCCCTGAATAAAAGTGAAGCGCGCCTGGCTATGGCCCTGCAAGCCAGTGAATTGGGCCTGTGGGACTGGAACCTGCAGACCGATGAAGTCCACCACACCCAACTCAAGGAGCTGTTCGGCCTGGAGCCGGAGTACGTCACGGCCATGCTGGGCCACCTCAAGCCGCGCCTGCACCCCGATGACTTGCCGCTGCTCAAGCGCGCGCTGGTGGAGCACTTGAAGGGGCGCACCGAGGATTACCAGGTGGAGTACCGCGTGCGCCATGGCGATGGGCACTGGGTGTGGATCGAAGACCGTGGCCGCGCCGTGGAGCGTGCGCCCAGCGGGCGAGTGATTCGAATGCTCGGCACGCGCCGCGACATCAGTGCCGGTAAAGCGTTGGAGGAACAGCAACGGCTGGCCTCGACGGTATTCGAAGCCGCCAGCGAAGGCATTGTGATCCTCGATCCGGACTACGCGTTGATCGCGGTCAACCAGGCGTTCAGCCGCGTGACGGGCTTTGAAATCGACGACATGCTCGGTCGCAACGTGGTGGAGCTACCCAGCAGCCGGGATGCCCGGCGCCATTTCCCGGTGATCCGCCAGGCGTTGCTCAGCCACGGCACCTGGCAGGGTGAGTTGGTGGAGACCCGCAAGAACGGCGAGCTCTACCCGCAGTGGCTGCAACTGAATGTGGTACGCGATGTTCGCGGAAAAGTCAGCCATATCGTGGGCTTCTTCGCTGATCTGTCGGCGCGGCGCGAGTCCGAGGAGCGCATGCGCTACCTCACGCACTACGACGAATTGACCGGCCTGGCCAACCGCTCGCTGTTTCGCGAACGGTTGCGCGAAGCCCACCAGCGCGTACGCCAGGGCGGTCGCAGCCTGGCGTTGCTGCATATCAACCTCGACCGTTTCAAGTTGCTCAATGACAGCCTGGGTCATGAAGTGGCCGACCAGTTGCTGCAAAAAATGGCCCGTCGGTTGATCAACGCGTTGCCTGAAGCCGACACCATTGCGCGCCTGTCCGGTGATGAGTTCGCCGTGTTGTTCGACGCCTACGGCAACTTGTCGAGTCTGGCGCGGGTGGCCACGCGGCTGCTGGCCAAACTGCGGGTGCCGGTGACGGTGGAGGGGCATGAGTTGGTGGTCAGCGCCTCGATGGGTGTCAGCCTGCTGCCAGACAATGCGCGGGAAATTTCCGAGTTGGTCAGCCAATCGAACATGGCCATGCAGCACGCCAAGCACCTGGGCGGCAATAACTTCCAGTTCTACACCGACAGCCTGCAAGCCAGTACCCTAGAGCGCTTGCAGTTGGAAAACCACCTGCGCAAAGCCATCGACGAGCGCCAGCTTTCGGTGTTCTACCAGCCGAAACTGTGCCTGGCCACCGGCAAGCTCAATGCTGCCGAAGCGCTGATTCGCTGGGAGCATCCGCAATGGGGCATGGTGCCGCCCTGCGACTTTATCGGGCTGGCTGAAGAAACGGGCCTGATCGTGCCGCTGGGCGAATTCGTGTTGCGCCAGGCCTGCTGGCAAGCCTGCGAATGGCAGCGCCAGGGGCTGGCGCCGATTCGGGTATCGGTGAACCTGTCGGTGCACCAGTTGCGTCAGGGCAAGTTGGTCAGCCTGGTGCGCCAGGTGTTGGAAGAGACCGGGCTGGACCCGCAATACCTGGAGTTGGAGCTGACCGAGAGCCAACTGCTCGACAGCGTCGAACACATCATCGCCACCTTCCAACAACTGCGGGACTTGGGGGTGAAGCTGGCCATCGACGACTTTGGCACGGGCTATTCGTCCCTCAGCTACCTCAAACGCATCCCCGTGGATTACGTGAAGATCGACCAGACGTTTATCCGTGGGCTCGGGCAGGGGCGCGAGGATGCGGCTATCACCCGGGCGATCATCGCCATGGCCCACGGCTTGGCGCTCAAGGTCGTGGCCGAAGGCGTGGAAGATCAGCAGCAACTGGACTTCCTGCGGTTTGAGCGTTGTGACGAAGTGCAGGGTTACTTGATCAGCCGGCCGATGCCGGCCGAAGGCTTGGCAGATTTGTTACGGCAAAATGCAGATTTTCCCTGGGGACGCTGA
- a CDS encoding Tim44 domain-containing protein, whose amino-acid sequence MKRFLSIAMALCIGLTMSLDANAKRFGGGKSSGAAPTHQTSQMAPSAGAGGAAATAGAAGAAGAAAKAGGASRWLGPLAGIAAGGLLASMFMGGGFQGMQIFDMLILAVIAFVIFRFIAARRRKQQEHMAPAGAPMQREVFEQKPAMGSIFGGSPAPAAARPVINAPAWFNEERFVEAARNHFQSLQQHWDANEMDKIAEFVTPQLLEFLKRERAEIGDAFQSTYIDDLRVQLEGVDDRADKTIATLTFSGVSKTSRFDQGEVFSESWNMERPQGDNQPWLVAGIRQNG is encoded by the coding sequence ATGAAACGTTTTCTTAGCATCGCCATGGCGTTGTGCATCGGCCTGACGATGAGCCTCGACGCCAACGCCAAACGCTTCGGTGGCGGCAAAAGCTCTGGCGCGGCACCGACTCACCAGACCAGCCAAATGGCGCCATCCGCGGGTGCGGGCGGTGCTGCGGCTACCGCAGGCGCAGCCGGTGCTGCTGGCGCTGCTGCCAAGGCCGGCGGTGCTTCGCGCTGGCTGGGCCCTCTGGCCGGTATCGCGGCCGGTGGCCTGCTCGCGTCCATGTTCATGGGCGGCGGCTTCCAGGGCATGCAGATCTTCGACATGTTGATCCTGGCGGTCATCGCGTTTGTGATCTTCCGCTTTATCGCGGCCCGTCGTCGCAAGCAGCAGGAGCACATGGCTCCAGCCGGCGCGCCGATGCAGCGTGAAGTGTTCGAGCAAAAACCCGCCATGGGTTCGATCTTCGGTGGTTCGCCAGCCCCTGCTGCGGCCCGTCCGGTGATCAACGCTCCAGCCTGGTTCAACGAAGAGCGTTTCGTCGAAGCGGCCCGCAACCACTTCCAGTCCCTGCAGCAACACTGGGACGCCAACGAAATGGACAAGATCGCCGAGTTCGTGACCCCGCAACTGCTGGAGTTCCTCAAGCGCGAACGCGCCGAGATCGGCGATGCGTTCCAGTCGACCTACATCGACGACCTGCGCGTGCAGCTGGAAGGTGTGGATGACCGCGCCGACAAGACCATCGCCACCCTGACCTTCAGCGGCGTGTCGAAGACCTCGCGCTTCGACCAGGGCGAAGTGTTCAGCGAAAGCTGGAACATGGAACGCCCGCAAGGCGACAACCAGCCTTGGCTGGTCGCCGGTATCCGCCAGAACGGCTGA
- a CDS encoding acyl-CoA thioesterase encodes MEPGNAQLSMTVLMTPDMANFSGNVHGGTLLKYLDEVAYACASRYAGRYVVTLSVDQVIFREPIHVGELVTFLASVNYTGNTSMEVGIKVVTENIRERSVRHTNSCFFTMVAVDDQRKPAAVPPLQPHNSEDKRRFVQAQQRRQIRQELEKRYQEIKADAL; translated from the coding sequence ATGGAACCCGGAAACGCCCAGCTGTCGATGACGGTATTGATGACCCCTGACATGGCCAACTTCTCAGGCAATGTCCACGGCGGCACCCTGCTCAAGTACCTCGACGAAGTGGCCTACGCCTGCGCGAGCCGTTACGCCGGTCGCTATGTGGTGACGTTGTCGGTGGACCAGGTGATTTTCCGCGAGCCGATCCATGTCGGCGAACTGGTGACGTTCCTTGCATCGGTCAACTACACCGGCAATACGTCGATGGAAGTGGGCATCAAGGTGGTGACCGAGAACATCCGCGAGCGCTCGGTGCGTCATACCAACAGCTGCTTCTTCACCATGGTGGCCGTGGACGACCAGCGCAAACCGGCCGCGGTGCCGCCGCTGCAACCCCACAACAGCGAAGACAAGCGCCGGTTCGTGCAGGCCCAGCAACGCCGGCAGATTCGCCAGGAGCTGGAAAAGCGCTACCAGGAAATCAAGGCTGACGCGCTGTAA